Proteins found in one Labeo rohita strain BAU-BD-2019 chromosome 11, IGBB_LRoh.1.0, whole genome shotgun sequence genomic segment:
- the LOC127173372 gene encoding putative claudin-24, whose protein sequence is MDSGLGTLELLGVFFSLAASLCSLVTLMMPQWLTLSTELLPTENFQLGLWETCVVQDLGFTECLPYNSLLGLPADIRLARILMCTTLATGLMGLLFAIPGINLVNGCRRTESFKVKRALKMLGGILSIVAGVLGLVPVSYVAHLTVLRFFDESVPRVVPRWEFGDALFLGWTAGCLHLAAGSLLVTSCLFLRDETCLHQSIALNRTHMTRPERSPRGRTEYV, encoded by the coding sequence ATGGACTCTGGATTAGGGACTCTGGAGCTACTAGGTGTGTTTTTCTCGCTGGCCGCCAGCTTGTGTTCGCTGGTCACCCTCATGATGCCGCAGTGGCTCACGCTCTCCACCGAGCTCTTGCCAACCGAAAACTTCCAGCTGGGACTTTGGGAAACCTGCGTGGTTCAAGATCTCGGGTTCACCGAGTGCCTACCCTACAATAGTCTACTGGGTCTCCCGGCGGACATCCGACTGGCCCGAATCCTGATGTGCACCACTTTGGCGACGGGTTTAATGGGTCTGTTATTCGCCATCCCGGGCATCAACTTGGTGAACGGCTGCAGGCGCACGGAGAGCTTCAAAGTCAAAAGAGCCTTGAAGATGCTTGGAGGGATCCTCAGCATCGTCGCAGGCGTCCTCGGGCTTGTGCCCGTCTCGTATGTCGCGCATCTGACGGTCCTCCGGTTTTTTGACGAAAGCGTGCCGAGAGTGGTTCCTCGATGGGAGTTTGGAGATGCGCTCTTCCTTGGATGGACAGCCGGGTGTTTGCATCTGGCGGCTGGTTCCTTGTTGGTCACTTCATGCTTGTTTTTGCGGGACGAAACGTGTTTGCACCAGTCTATAGCGCTAAACAGAACTCATATGACCCGTCCAGAACGATCTCCACGCGGGAGGACAGAATATGTGtga
- the traf3ip2b gene encoding E3 ubiquitin ligase TRAF3IP2 — MAHRSGQYTSLNYPEENDETRSEEFESDLHPDVSHTHSTTIPQPRQIIHQHNAVSYTQPFLSASFAHQTPFPSWDGPIRADSPHSLPSCLPSAIYQTLSEGGSFFPSRPHSLPGSCSPSLESLDYPRSLRSFPPSANLYHHPSPSYPNAYLRPPYCGQYGPPPHHMIPVHHCSSRPRHQPPYRPSGLIQYRQMDTRFSENGNASVNSRQASQGITHLPQEQRKVFVTYEADSEEHLKEIIKFVSLLRNNGFDTHIDVFEQQLNSISKIDCMERYLNEKDYLIIIIISLRYYETISGINTSVEGDERTSDTVYIHKQLQSEFIQNGCRNYRFIPILFPGAKKCYVPTWLQNTHIYSWPKDRDDILRRLMRVEKYNPPPIGPLPTIVSIPL, encoded by the exons ATGGCCCACAGAAGCGGTCAGTACACCTCTCTAAACTATCCCGAGGAGAATGACGAAACCAGGAGTGAAGAGTTTGAGTCAGATCTTCACCCAGATGTTAGTCACACCCATTCCACAACCATCCCACAACCCAGGCAGATCATTCACCAGCATAATGCGGTGAGCTACACTCAGCCCTTTCTATCTGCATCATTCGCCCATCAGACGCCCTTCCCCAGCTGGGACGGACCCATCAGGGCGGATTCTCCTCATAGTCTGCCCTCCTGCCTTCCATCTGCCATCTACCAAACACTCTCAGAAGGTGGCTCGTTTTTTCCCAGCAGGCCTCACTCTCTTCCGGGCAGCTGTAGTCCGAGTCTGGAGAGTCTGGATTATCCTAGATCTCTGCGTTCGTTTCCTCCATCGGCGAACCTGTATCACCATCCCTCGCCCTCGTACCCCAACGCTTACCTGCGGCCGCCGTACTGCGGTCAGTACGGTCCACCGCCGCATCACATGATTCCGGTCCATCACTGTAGCTCCAGACCGAGACATCAGCCTCCCTACAGACCCTCAG GCCTGATCCAGTACAGACAAATGGACACGCGCTTCTCTGAAAA TGGAAATGCATCTGTGAACTCCAGACAGGCCAGTCAGGGTATCACACACCTGCCACAGGAACAGA GGAAAGTGTTTGTCACATATGAGGCCGACAGTGAAGAGCATCTGAAGGAGATTATTAAGTTTGTGTCTTTGCTGAGGAACAACGGCTTTGACACGCAT ATTGATGTTTTCGAGCAGCAGCTGAACAGCATCAGTAAGATCGACTGCATGGAGCGATATCTCAATGAG aaAGATTAcctaatcatcatcatcatcagcctGAGGTATTACGAGACCATATCAGGCATTAATACCAGTGTGGAGGGTGACGAGAGAACATCAGACACTGTGTACATCCACAAACAG CTGCAGAGTGAATTCATTCAGAACGGCTGCAGGAACTACAGGTTCATTCCTATTCTGTTCCCGGGGGCTAAAAAG TGTTACGTTCCAACCTGGCTGCAAAACACGCACATCTACAGCTGGCCGAAAGACCGGGACGATATTCTGCGCAGGTTAATGCGCGTGGAGAAATACAACCCTCCTCCCATCGGCCCGCTGCCGACCATAGTGTCCATTCCCCTTTAG
- the clcn4 gene encoding H(+)/Cl(-) exchange transporter 4, whose product MAEAEGISSATPTEEMNGAGNLMDFLDEPFPDVGTYEDFHTIDWLREKSRDTDRHRKITSKSKESIWEFIKSLLDAWSGWLVMLLIGLLSGTLAGVIDLAVDWMTDLKEGVCLSALWYSHEQCCWTSNETTFADRDKCPQWQKWAELMTGYTEGAGVYVLNYFLYVLWALFFSFLAVSLVRVFAPYACGSGIPEIKTILSGFIIRGYLGKWTLLIKTVTLVLAVSSGLSLGKEGPLVHVACCCGNLFCSLFSKYSKNEGKRREVLSAAAAAGVSVAFGAPIGGVLFSLEEVSYYFPLKTLWRSFFAALVAAFTLRSINPFGNNRLVLFYVEYHTPWYMAELVPFILLGVFGGLWGTLFIRCNIAWCRRRKTTLLGKYPVLEVIVVTGITAVLAYPNPYTRRSTSELISELFNDCGALESSQLCDYINNPNMTRPVDDIPDRPAGPGVYSALWQLALALIFKIVITIFTFGMKIPSGLFIPSMAVGAIAGRIVGIAVEQMAYHHHDWIIFKNWCRPGADCVTPGLYAMVGAAACLGGVTRMTVSLVVIMFELTGGLEYIVPLMAAAVTSKWVADAFGKEGIYEAHIQLNGYPYLDQDEFTHRTLATDVMRPRRNEPPLAVLTQDSTTVEDVETLIKDTDYNGFPVVVSRESERLIGFVQRRDLILAIKNARQKQDGVVSNSVVYFTEDAPQLPASNPQPLKLRRILNLSPFTVTDHTPMETVVDIFRKLGLRQCLVTRSGRLLGIITKKDVLRHMAQMMNQDPESIMFN is encoded by the exons ATGGCGGAGGCAGAGG GCATCAGCAGTGCCACTCCTACAGAGGAGATGAACGGCGCCGGGAACCTGATGGACTTCTTGGACGAGCCGTTCCCAGACGTCGGCACTTACGAGGACTTTCACACCATCGACTGGCTGAGAGAGAAATCCAGAGACACCGACAGACACCGGAAG ATCACCAGTAAGAGTAAAGAGTCCATCTGGGAGTTCATTAAGAGTTTGCTGGACGCCTGGTCAGGATGGCTGGTGATGCTGCTGATTGGCCTGCTGTCAG GAACGCTGGCTGGAGTGATCGATCTGGCTGTTGATTGGATGACGGATCTGAAGGAAGGCGTGTGTTTGTCTGCGCTCTGGTACAGTCATGAGCAGTGCTGCTGGACGTCCAATGAAACCACCTTCGCCGACAGAGACAAATGTcctcagtggcagaaatgggctgaACTGATGACAGGATACACGGAG GGCGCAGGCGTGTATGTGCTGAACTACTTCCTGTACGTGTTGTGGGCGCTCTTCTTCTCCTTCCTGGCCGTGTCTCTGGTGCGAGTGTTTGCTCCGTACGCCTGCGGATCAGGAATACCAGAG ATAAAGACGATCCTGAGCGGCTTCATCATCCGCGGGTATCTGGGCAAGTGGACGCTGCTCATAAAGACGGTGACGCTGGTGCTGGCCGTGTCGTCTGGCCTCAGTCTGGGGAAGGAAGGGCCGCTCGTGCACGTCGCCTGCTGCTGCGGAAACCTGTTCTGCAGCCTCTTCTCCAAATACAGCAAGAACGAGGGCAAACGCAGAGAG GTTTTGTCGGCAGCTGCGGCCGCAGGAGTGTCGGTTGCGTTCGGAGCTCCAATCGGAGGAGTTCTGTTCAGTCTGGAGGag GTGAGTTATTATTTCCCTCTGAAGACGTTATGGCGGTCGTTCTTCGCGGCGCTGGTGGCGGCCTTCACGCTGCGCTCCATCAACCCGTTCGGCAACAACCGTCTGGTTCTGTTCTACGTGGAGTATCACACGCCGTGGTACATGGCGGAGCTGGTGCCGTTCATCCTGCTGGGCGTGTTCGGGGGGCTCTGGGGGACGCTCTTCATCCGCTGCAACATCGCCTGGTGCCGGCGGCGCAAGACCACGCTTCTGGGCAAGTACCCGGTGCTGGAGGTGATCGTGGTGACGGGAATCACGGCGGTGCTGGCCTACCCCAACCCGTACACGCGCCGCAGCACCAGCGAACTGATCTCGGAACTGTTCAACGACTGCGGCGCGCTCGAGTCCTCGCAGCTCTGCGATTACATCAACAACCCCAACATGACCCGACCCGTGGACGACATCCCCGACAGACCCGCCGGCCCCGGCGTCTACAGCGCCCTCTGGCAGCTCGCGCTGGCGCTCATCTTCAAGATCGTTATTACCATCTTCACATTCGGCATGAAG ATCCCGTCAGGTCTGTTCATCCCCAGTATGGCGGTGGGCGCCATCGCCGGCCGTATCGTAGGCATCGCGGTGGAGCAGATGGCGTATCATCATCACGACTGGATCATCTTTAAGAACTGGTGTCGTCCGGGTGCAGACTGTGTCACTCCGGGTCTCTATGCCATGGTCGGCGCCGCTGCGTGTTTAG GCGGCGTGACGCGTATGACGGTCTCTCTGGTGGTCATCATGTTCGAGCTGACGGGCGGTCTGGAGTACATCGTTCCTCTGATGGCGGCCGCCGTCACCAGCAAATGGGTGGCCGACGCTTTCGGTAAGGAGGGCATTTACGAAGCTCACATCCAGCTCAACGGCTACCCGTACCTGGACCAGGACGAGTTCACGCACCGCACGCTGGCCACCGACGTGATGCGGCCGCGCCGAAACGAGCCGCCGCTGGCCGTCCTCACGCAGGACAGCACTACAGTGGAGGACGTGGAGACGCTCATCAAAGACACAGACTACAACGGCTTTCCTGTGGTCGTCTCGCGCGAGTCCGAGAGACTCATCGGCTTCGTGCAGAGACGCGATCTCATCCTGGCCATCA AGAATGCGCGTCAGAAGCAGGACGGGGTTGTGAGTAACTCCGTGGTGTATTTCACCGAAGATGCTCCGCAGCTTCCCGCCTCGAACCCTCAGCCGCTCAAACTCAGACGCATCCTGAACCTCAGTCCCTTCACCGTCACCGACCACACGCCCATGGAGACGGTGGTGGACATCTTCCGCAAGCTGGGTCTGCGCCAGTGTCTGGTCACAAGAAGCGG ACGTTTGCTGGGAATCATTACTAAGAAGGATGTTCTGCGACACATGGCGCAAATGATGAACCAGGATCCCGAATCAATCATGTTCAACTAG